A portion of the Lolium rigidum isolate FL_2022 chromosome 1, APGP_CSIRO_Lrig_0.1, whole genome shotgun sequence genome contains these proteins:
- the LOC124683196 gene encoding lysine histidine transporter 1-like translates to MVGAGVLSLPYAMSELGWGPGIAVLVISWVITLYTLWQMVEMHECVPGKRFDRYHELGQHAFGEKVGLWIVVPQQLVVEVGVNIVYMVTGGKSLKKFHDVICDGKCKNIKTTYFIMIFSSVHFVLSQLPNLDSISGISLAAAVMSLSYSTIAWGAAVDKGRVADVDYSVRATTTPGKVFDFFAGLGDVAFAFAGHNVVLEIQATIPSTPENPSKKPMWKGVIVAYIVVALCYFPVALIGYWAFGRIVDDNILITLSKPRWLIAMANMMVVIHVIGSYQIYAMPVFDMIETVLVKKLRFSPGLTLRLIARSTYVAFTMFIGITFPFFGGLLGFFGGFAFAPTTYFLPCIMWLAIYKPKKFSLSWCINWVCIILGVCLMVLAPIGALRQIILKASTYEFYS, encoded by the exons ATGGTCGGCGCCGGCGTGCTCAGCCTTCCCTACGCCATGTCCGAGCTCGGCTG GGGCCCTGGCATCGCGGTGCTGGTGATCTCGTGGGTGATCACGCTCTACACGCTGTGGCAGATGGTGGAGATGCACGAGTGCGTGCCCGGGAAGCGGTTCGACCGGTACCACGAGCTCGGGCAGCACGCCTTCGGGGAGAAGGTCGGCCTCTGGATCGTGGTGCCGCAGCAGCTCGTCGTGGAGGTCGGCGTCAACATCGTGTACATGGTCACCGGCGGCAAGTCGCTCAAGAAGTTCCATGACGTGATCTGCGACGGCAAGTGCAAGAACATCAAGACCACCTACTTCATCATGATCTTCTCCTCCGTCCACTTCGTCCTCTCCCAGCTGCCCAACCTGGACTCCATCTCCGgcatctccctcgccgccgccgtcatgtCGCTGTCCTACTCCACCATCGCGTGGGGAGCGGCCgtggacaaggggagggtggccgacGTGGACTACAGCGTCAGGGCCACCACGACGCCCGGGAAGGTGTTCGACTTCTTCGCCGGGCTTGGAGACGTAGCGTTCGCGTTCGCAGGGCACAACGTGGTGCTGGAGATCCAGGCCACCATCCCGTCCACGCCGGAGAACCCGTCCAAGAAGCCGATGTGGAAGGGTGTCATCGTCGCCTACATCGTGGTCGCCCTCTGCTATTTCCCCGTCGCGCTCATCGGCTACTGGGCGTTCGGCAGAATTGTTGATGACAACATCCTCATCACCCTCTCCAAGCCCAGGTGGCTCATCGCCATGGCCAATATGATGGTCGTTATCCATGTCATCGGAAGCTACCAG ATTTACGCGATGCCGGTGTTCGACATGATCGAGACCGTGCTGGTGAAGAAGCTGCGGTTCTCGCCCGGCCTCACCCTCCGCTTGATTGCCCGGTCAACCTATGTTG CGTTCACAATGTTCATCGGCATCACCTTCCCATTCTTCGGTGGGCTGCTCGGGTTCTTCGGCGGCTTCGCCTTTGCACCGACTACCTACTTT CTTCCGTGCATCATGTGGCTAGCCATCTACAAGCCCAAGAAATTCAGCCTCTCATGGTGCATTAACTGG GTCTGCATCATCCTTGGGGTGTGTCTCATGGTTCTGGCGCCCATCGGAGCTCTCAGGCAAATTATCTTGAAAGCCAGCACATACGAGTTCTACTCATAG